The Funiculus sociatus GB2-C1 sequence CCTTTAAAATCTTCTAGTTTCAAACCTGCTTGTTGCAGGAAATATTGCGGCATCAAACGTCCCGATGTGGAGGATTCGCTGCCGAAGGTGAAAGTACGACCTTTGAGTTGTTTTAAATCAGCAATATCTTTAAATGGCTTCAACCCGGTTTTTTTGTTAGCGATGAAGAGACTATGGAATTTCTCGTCAATATCGCGTTGCGCGATCGCTTCCGCACCTGGTACTTGCAAGCGTGCTTGCACCCCAGTCAATCCACCAAACCAAACTAAATCTAAATCCCCCACTTTAAATGCGGTGACAGCTGCGGTGTAGTCTGTGACAGGCTTATATTCTACTGGCACACCCAATTCTTTCTCTAAATAGGTGGCTAACTTGTCATATTGACGCTGCAACTTTTGCGGATCTTGATCTGGAATTGCCCCAATTTCTAGAGCTTGTTTTGCCTGATTTGACCCAGTCGCCACTGATCCAGATGGGGAAGGCGAACAAGCCCCTAGAGACAGCAACAACAAACCTGACAACAAGACTTTTTTCATATCTGATTTGAACTTCACTCTTTGCCAGAAGATAGTGTAAACGATGCTGGTAGCTTTATGCCAACATTAACGCAAGTTTTCCCATACTTTATTGTTTTATTAGGGCAGGCAGTATGCCAAAATTAACCCAAGTGTCACAGATTTAAGCAATGGTTTGGGCAGATGGGCAGCTGTTGCATGGCGGGCGATATATTATCAAACGGGTGCTGGGAGAAGGTGGCTGTGGCATCACCTATTTGGCTAGGGATAAAAAAGGGAATGCTGTCGTCATCAAGACGCTGAACGATAGAGTATTGAATAAACGCGAATTTACGACGTATCGAGACAAGTTCAATCGAGATTTTGAGAAAGAAGCGCTACGCCTAGCCGTGTGCAGACACCCGCACATTGTAAGGATTGAAAATGCCTTTTCTGAGGGGCAACTACCTTGCATAGCAATGGAGTATGTTGAGGGAGAAGATTTATGGCAGCGCGTTAGTCAGCAAGGCGTACTGTCGGAAACCGAAGCATTAAAATATATTCGACAAATTGGTGAAGCGCTAATTTTCATTCACGATAGAGGCTTTTTACATCGGGATGTGAAGCCGTCTAATATTATGGTGCGTACTGGAAAACTAGAAGCGGTGCTAATTGATTTTG is a genomic window containing:
- a CDS encoding putative selenate ABC transporter substrate-binding protein; translation: MKKVLLSGLLLLSLGACSPSPSGSVATGSNQAKQALEIGAIPDQDPQKLQRQYDKLATYLEKELGVPVEYKPVTDYTAAVTAFKVGDLDLVWFGGLTGVQARLQVPGAEAIAQRDIDEKFHSLFIANKKTGLKPFKDIADLKQLKGRTFTFGSESSTSGRLMPQYFLQQAGLKLEDFKGEVGFSGDHDKTIKLVEVGSFDAGAVNESVWKKRVDAKEVDLNKVEVLWETPSYYDYHWVIHPDVKQRYGEDFVKKVQNAFLKLDPNVPEQKEILGLLQATKFIPTQNSNYAQIEDIGRKIGKIK